Genomic DNA from Thermogemmatispora onikobensis:
CTTCACTGTCTACGAAATGGGGAGACTCCTGCCCGCCAAAACCGCCCTGGGCTTCAGCGTCGAATACGCCAGCGTCGTGGTCTTTGGGCAAGGGGCCATCATCCAGGACCGGGAGCGGGCCAGAGCAGCGCTCCACCTCCTGCTCAAAAAGTACGCTCCGCACCTGGAGCCGGGACGCGACTACCGGGCCGTCACCGATCAAGAGCTGCAGCGTACCAGCGTTTACGAGATCCGCATCACCGCCTGGAGCGGCAAAAAGAAAGAAGCAGCGCCGGACTTCGCCGGAGCCTACCGCTATGGAGACGAGCAGCAGACTCAACGGCAATCCTGACGCTGCATCAGCTCAATTGGCAACCAGGCACATTGCCGCTTCTCTGCCAGCGCTCTCACACATGAATATCCCAGAAGAGCTGGCCACTCTGCATAATATCCGTGAAGGAGAGGACAAAGTCGTGCTGACTCTGTGGAACCTCATAGGGCAGGGTACCGCGAATCTTCTGCTGCGGCTCCACTTTGCCGCTCGGCGGCGGACTGGCAAAATCCACAAAAGCCATCTCAATCTCGCGCCCCTCGGTATCGCGCAGCGTGAAATTGAAGCTTGACGCCACCTCCTGCTCACTATTTGAGATATTGACCAGCGTCACGTCAAGCAGCAGGTACTGATCACCAGCCTTGGGCTGATCGAAGCCCTGACCCGGCGAGGTCTGGAC
This window encodes:
- a CDS encoding pyridoxamine 5'-phosphate oxidase family protein, whose product is MEQSPGQQELHQIRRRDRAVNDEGWIRNFLHRAPVGVLATIESEQPFLNSNLFVYDEAAHAIYLHTAPSGRTRRNIEGSERVCFTVYEMGRLLPAKTALGFSVEYASVVVFGQGAIIQDRERARAALHLLLKKYAPHLEPGRDYRAVTDQELQRTSVYEIRITAWSGKKKEAAPDFAGAYRYGDEQQTQRQS